In the Geminicoccus roseus DSM 18922 genome, one interval contains:
- a CDS encoding type II toxin-antitoxin system RelE/ParE family toxin, with amino-acid sequence MSGFLLSPAAQVDLDGIWEYTAKRWGQDQAVTYIRSIRDACQELAAGIRISRPVDIRDGYRKASVGSHVLFFKNTDTGQIAIIRILHQRMDVNRHL; translated from the coding sequence ATGAGCGGCTTTCTGCTGTCCCCCGCCGCACAGGTCGACCTTGATGGGATCTGGGAATACACCGCCAAGCGATGGGGCCAGGATCAGGCTGTCACCTACATCCGCAGCATTCGAGACGCCTGCCAGGAGCTGGCGGCCGGCATACGCATTAGCCGCCCGGTCGACATCCGGGACGGCTACCGCAAGGCATCGGTCGGCTCACACGTGCTGTTCTTCAAGAACACGGATACCGGCCAGATCGCCATCATCCGCATCTTGCATCAGCGCATGGATGTGAACCGGCATCTTTAG
- a CDS encoding type II toxin-antitoxin system ParD family antitoxin — MARNTSISLGDHFASFIDSQVQTGRYGSASDVVRAGLRLLEEHEAKVQALQAALIAGEESGTPEPFDFDAFIAKKRSIEPK, encoded by the coding sequence ATGGCTCGTAACACGTCCATTTCGCTCGGCGACCACTTCGCCAGCTTCATCGACAGCCAGGTGCAAACTGGCCGCTATGGCTCGGCCAGTGACGTGGTGCGAGCAGGCTTGCGGCTGCTCGAAGAGCATGAGGCCAAGGTTCAGGCCCTACAGGCCGCGCTGATCGCCGGGGAAGAGTCCGGCACGCCTGAGCCCTTCGACTTCGACGCCTTCATCGCCAAGAAGCGCAGCATCGAGCCCAAATGA